The Polaribacter sp. Q13 sequence CCTCTATTAAGGAAGGGGTTAAAGACGCACATTTAGTTGTGGAAGCTGCCACCGAAAACGCTGTTTTAAAAGGGAAAATTTTTAAAGAATTAGACAAAGTTTGTAATGAAAACACCGTTTTAGCAACCAATACTTCTTCTATTTCTATAACTCAAATTGCTGCTGCAACTAGTAGACCCGATAAGGTTATTGGAATGCATTTTATGAATCCAGTACCTATTATGAAATTAGTAGAGATTATTAGAGGTTACAATACTTCTAATGAGGTAATGGAAACCATTGTTGCGCTTTCTAAAAAGGTTGGTAAAATTCCGGTGGAAGTAAATGATTATCCTGGTTTTGTGGCTAACAGAATTTTAATGCCCATGATTAACGAATCTATAGAAACTTTGTATAATAATGTTGCTGGTGTAGAAGAAATAGATACCGTAATGAAACTTGGTATGGCACACC is a genomic window containing:
- a CDS encoding 3-hydroxybutyryl-CoA dehydrogenase, whose translation is MKNIAIIGAGTMGNGIAHTFAQFNYKVSLIDISEASLEKGMDTIARNLDRMVAKEKISEADKTKTLNNISTFTSIKEGVKDAHLVVEAATENAVLKGKIFKELDKVCNENTVLATNTSSISITQIAAATSRPDKVIGMHFMNPVPIMKLVEIIRGYNTSNEVMETIVALSKKVGKIPVEVNDYPGFVANRILMPMINESIETLYNNVAGVEEIDTVMKLGMAHPMGSLQLADFIGLDVCLSIMNVLYDGFKNPKYAPCPLLVNMVMAGKLGIKSGEGFYDYATSRKAEKVAKMFS